In a single window of the Terriglobales bacterium genome:
- a CDS encoding enolase C-terminal domain-like protein: MGNLQPIRSGEAPVTRLEVSVFRVPTSSPESDGTFEWDSTTMVLVELTAGSTTGIGYTYGHACIAQLIRATFTPLIIGRDALDIESAWHRMVHAIRNNGRPGICSMAIAAVDAALWDLKARLLGMPLAKLLGMAREDVPVYGSGGFTSYDDAQLQAQLGDWVREGIGMVKMKIGREPERDPARVTLAREAIGERAELFVDANGAYTRKQALAMAERFREQRVTWFEEPVSSDDLEGLRLIRDRAPARMAITAGEYGYDDYYFRRMLEAGAVDILQADATRCAGITGFLRAAALAAAWNMPLSAHTAPALHLHVCCAVPNCHSIEHFHDHARIEQMFFDGASTPVDGKLAPDLGRPGMGLELKRADALRYAA; the protein is encoded by the coding sequence GTGGGGAACCTCCAGCCAATCCGGAGCGGGGAAGCGCCGGTCACGCGCCTCGAGGTGTCCGTTTTTCGCGTCCCGACCTCGTCGCCGGAGTCCGACGGCACCTTCGAATGGGACAGCACCACGATGGTTCTCGTTGAGCTCACCGCTGGCTCGACCACAGGCATTGGCTACACCTATGGGCACGCCTGCATCGCCCAGCTCATCCGTGCGACTTTCACGCCGCTCATCATCGGCCGCGACGCGCTCGATATCGAAAGCGCGTGGCATCGCATGGTGCACGCCATCCGCAACAACGGGCGCCCCGGCATCTGCTCCATGGCCATCGCCGCGGTCGACGCTGCGCTCTGGGACTTGAAGGCCCGTCTCCTCGGCATGCCGCTCGCAAAGTTGTTGGGGATGGCGCGCGAGGACGTCCCGGTCTACGGCAGCGGCGGCTTCACTTCGTATGACGACGCGCAGCTTCAGGCACAGCTCGGCGACTGGGTGCGCGAAGGCATCGGCATGGTGAAGATGAAGATCGGTCGCGAGCCCGAGCGCGATCCCGCGAGGGTGACGCTCGCGCGCGAAGCCATCGGCGAGCGCGCCGAGCTGTTCGTCGACGCGAACGGCGCCTACACGCGCAAGCAGGCGCTCGCGATGGCCGAGCGCTTCCGCGAGCAGCGCGTGACGTGGTTCGAGGAGCCGGTCTCATCCGATGACCTCGAAGGACTGCGGCTCATCCGCGACCGCGCGCCCGCGCGCATGGCGATCACCGCCGGCGAGTACGGCTACGACGACTACTACTTCCGTCGCATGCTCGAGGCCGGCGCGGTCGATATCCTTCAAGCCGATGCGACCCGCTGCGCCGGCATCACCGGTTTCCTGCGCGCGGCCGCGCTCGCCGCCGCGTGGAACATGCCGCTCTCTGCTCACACCGCCCCCGCGCTGCATTTGCATGTGTGCTGCGCCGTCCCAAACTGCCACTCCATCGAGCACTTCCACGATCACGCGCGCATCGAGCAGATGTTCTTCGACGGCGCCAGCACACCGGTGGACGGAAAGCTGGCGCCAGATCTCGGCCGCCCCGGCATGGGCCTTGAACTGAAGCGCGCCGACGCGCTGCGGTATGCCGCTTGA
- a CDS encoding SDR family oxidoreductase, which yields MDREIVVITGASAGVGRATVQEFARHGARIALLAREPRRLEAAAREAERLGAAEAIALPTDVADQRQVEAAAAKVERIFGRIDVWINNAMASVFSPVAQMTPDEFDRVTAVTYLGTVYGTLAALRRMRARGRGAIVQVGSALAYRSIPLQSAYCAAKHAVLGFTESLRTELLHDNSNIHLCMVQLPALNTPQFDWVKSRLPRRAQPVPPIFQPEVAARAIYWAAHHRRREVYVGGSTVKAIWADKLVPSLADHYLARNGYDAQQTSEPADPARPNNLWKPVPGDVGAHGRFDERALDRSRQLWFTTHRAPLLAGILTGAALLFALATSGRRLREELDELEAA from the coding sequence ATGGACAGGGAAATCGTCGTCATCACCGGCGCCTCCGCCGGCGTCGGCCGCGCGACCGTGCAGGAATTCGCGCGCCACGGCGCGCGCATCGCGCTGCTCGCGCGCGAGCCGCGCCGCCTGGAAGCCGCCGCCCGCGAGGCCGAGCGCCTCGGCGCCGCCGAAGCCATCGCGCTGCCCACTGACGTCGCCGATCAGCGGCAGGTCGAGGCCGCCGCTGCCAAGGTCGAGCGCATCTTCGGCCGCATCGACGTCTGGATCAACAACGCCATGGCCAGCGTCTTCTCGCCCGTCGCCCAGATGACGCCCGACGAATTCGACCGCGTCACCGCCGTCACCTATCTCGGGACCGTCTACGGCACCCTCGCCGCGCTGCGCCGCATGCGCGCGCGCGGCCGCGGCGCCATCGTGCAGGTCGGCTCCGCGCTCGCCTACCGCAGCATCCCGTTGCAGTCCGCGTACTGCGCCGCCAAGCACGCCGTGCTCGGCTTCACCGAATCGCTCCGCACCGAGCTGCTGCACGACAACAGCAACATCCATCTCTGCATGGTGCAGCTCCCCGCGCTCAACACCCCGCAGTTCGACTGGGTGAAGAGCCGCCTGCCGCGCCGCGCGCAGCCGGTCCCGCCTATCTTCCAGCCCGAGGTCGCCGCGCGCGCTATCTACTGGGCGGCGCACCATCGCCGCCGCGAGGTCTATGTCGGCGGCTCCACCGTGAAGGCCATCTGGGCCGACAAGCTCGTGCCCTCCCTCGCCGACCACTATCTCGCGCGCAACGGCTACGACGCGCAGCAGACCTCCGAGCCCGCCGATCCTGCTCGCCCCAACAATTTGTGGAAGCCCGTCCCGGGAGACGTCGGCGCCCACGGCCGCTTCGACGAGCGCGCGCTCGACCGCAGCCGGCAGCTCTGGTTCACCACGCATCGCGCGCCGCTGCTCGCCGGCATCCTCACCGGCGCAGCTCTCTTGTTCGCGTTAGCGACCTCCGGCCGCCGGCTGCGTGAGGAGCTGGACGAGCTCGAGGCGGCCTAG
- a CDS encoding alpha/beta hydrolase encodes MRRVLALVFLLAAFCGAAFAQRFDAKAFARDFKHGNVTVRGAKMHYVVGGEGEPLVLVGGWPESWYAWRKVMPDLAKHYKVYAFDLPGQGDSGFATAYDTETIAGYLHDALVKLGVQQHLLVGHDVGAWLAYAYAANYRDVTKKLVLMDAAIPGVAPDQAFMLSDATHNKIFQFFWHAVPDLPEAMTKGRERQYLAWFFQAKSFNPDTVAGADLAEYTRVYSKPGYMKAGFDYYRAFFTDHQQNRKSMQTKLEMPVLTIGGDIAKATGDTMLKAMQQAATNVQGGAISGCGHYLAEECPQEVTARILTFFAEQ; translated from the coding sequence ATGCGTCGCGTTCTTGCTCTCGTTTTCCTGCTCGCCGCGTTCTGCGGCGCCGCGTTCGCCCAGCGCTTCGACGCCAAGGCTTTCGCCAGGGACTTCAAGCATGGCAACGTCACCGTGCGCGGCGCCAAGATGCATTACGTCGTCGGCGGCGAAGGCGAGCCGCTCGTGCTCGTCGGCGGCTGGCCCGAGAGCTGGTACGCCTGGCGCAAGGTCATGCCCGACCTCGCGAAGCATTACAAGGTCTACGCCTTCGACCTGCCCGGCCAGGGCGATTCCGGCTTCGCCACCGCCTACGACACCGAGACCATCGCCGGTTACCTGCACGACGCGCTCGTCAAGCTCGGCGTGCAGCAGCACCTGCTCGTCGGCCACGATGTCGGCGCCTGGCTCGCCTACGCCTACGCCGCCAACTACCGCGACGTCACGAAAAAGCTGGTGCTGATGGACGCCGCCATCCCCGGCGTCGCCCCCGACCAGGCCTTCATGCTCTCCGACGCCACCCACAACAAGATCTTCCAGTTCTTCTGGCACGCCGTGCCCGACCTTCCGGAAGCGATGACCAAAGGGCGCGAGCGCCAATATCTCGCGTGGTTCTTCCAGGCGAAGTCCTTCAACCCTGACACCGTCGCCGGCGCCGACCTCGCCGAGTACACTCGCGTCTATTCCAAGCCCGGCTACATGAAGGCCGGCTTCGACTACTACCGCGCCTTCTTCACCGACCACCAGCAGAACCGCAAGTCCATGCAGACGAAGCTGGAGATGCCGGTGCTCACCATCGGCGGCGACATCGCCAAGGCCACCGGCGACACCATGCTCAAGGCCATGCAGCAGGCCGCCACCAACGTCCAGGGCGGCGCCATCTCCGGCTGCGGACACTACCTCGCCGAAGAGTGCCCGCAGGAGGTCACCGCGCGCATCCTGACCTTCTTCGCCGAACAATAG